Proteins co-encoded in one Brassica rapa cultivar Chiifu-401-42 chromosome A02, CAAS_Brap_v3.01, whole genome shotgun sequence genomic window:
- the LOC103851897 gene encoding small ubiquitin-related modifier 1, protein MRPRSLFQSFYYSPSLDILQSQNFFLHRSEFLFSTPTGESGKSKMSATQEEDKKPGDQGPAHINLKVKGQDGNEVFFRIKRATQLKKLMTAYCDRQSVDFNSIAFLFDGRRLRAEQTPDELDMEEGDEIDAMLHQTGGVAIC, encoded by the exons ATGCGACCAAGAAGTTTGTTTCAGTCCTTTTATTATTCTCCGAGTCTAGACATTCTGCAATCGCAGAACTTCTTCCTTCACAGATCGGAGTTTTTGTTTTCGACGCCGACCGGAGAATCTGGTAAAAGTAAGATGTCTGCTACCcaggaagaagacaagaagcCCGGAGACCAAGGACCAGCTCACATCAATCTCAAAGTCAAGGGCCAG GATGGAAATGAAGTCTTCTTTAGGATCAAGAGGGCGACTCAGCTGAAGAAGCTGATGACCGCTTACTGTGACCGTCAATCTGTGGATTTCAACTCTATTGCTTTCTTGTTTGATGGCCGTCGTCTCCGTGCTGAACAGACTCCAGATGAG CTTGACATGGAAGAAGGAGATGAGATCGATGCAATGCTCCATCAGACCGGTGGTGTTGCTATTTGCTAA
- the LOC103851898 gene encoding putative F-box protein At5g55150 isoform X1 has translation MSKTSLVAPLSVLLGDILPPPCTVAIFSGNDDQRWICGSTRGYLLTVIVSFQFEVSLQNPFANTVVSLPPLTSFEDVQRLIQFQAVSQHSGALILIKEFVKKVASSKSLLDSDCVVLIIYNTDGGKLAFCRRGDKQWTELESDHIDDIVFCNGVFLAMDRTGDIYQCELDPNNPKAVPLCTASPFRYDPCKKCFAESDHGKLWVVLQKLDVSDEFDFTTYFEIYEFSSEMKEWTVVRSLRGKALFLSPQGRCVSVLAGETGTGGFIKDNSIYFIDGSLTVFEWESKQSKKQSGFCNLMFWVTPEDVLQR, from the exons ATGTCAAAGACATCCTTAGTTGCGCCACTGTCTGTTCTTCTTGGAGATATTCTTCCTCCGCCGTGTACAGTCGCAA ttttttcaGGTAATGATGATCAGAGATGGATTTGTGGAAGCACAAGAGGGTATTTGTTAACTGTCATTGTTTCTTTCCAGTTCGAGGTAAGTTTGCAGAACCCATTTGCTAACACCGTTGTTTCTCTGCCACCGTTGACATCTTTTGAAGATGTTCAGCGGTTGATTCAGTTCCAAGCTGTCTCTCAGCACTCTGGAGCTCTAATCCTAATTAAAGAGTTTGTAAAGAAAGTTGCATCTTCTAAAAGTTTATTAGACTCTGACTGCGTTGTGCTCATAATATACAACACCGATGGAGGAAAGCTAGCTTTCTGCAGACGGGGAGATAAACAATGGACGGAGTTAGAGTCTGATCATATCGATGACATTGTGTTCTGTAATGGTGTCTTCTTGGCCATGGATAGAACTGGAGATATATATCAGTGTGAGCTTGACCCTAACAATCCAAAGGCTGTTCCTTTATGCACGGCCTCTCCGTTTCGGTACGACCCTTGCAAGAAGTGTTTTGCTGAGTCGGATCACGGCAAGCTGTGGGTGGTTCTACAGAAGCTAGACGTTAGCGACGAATTTGATTTCACAACGTATTTCGAGATTTACGAGTTCAGTTCAGAGATGAAAGAGTGGACTGTGGTGAGAAGCTTGAGAGGTAAAGCTTTGTTCTTGAGCCCTCAAGGTAGATGTGTATCGGTTTTAGCCGGTGAAACTGGAACTGGAGGGTTTATCAAAGACAATTCCATTTACTTCATCGATGGGAGTCTGACCGTTTTTGAATGGGAGAGCAAGCAAAGCAAGAAGCAGTCAGGCTTTTGTAATCTTATGTTTTGGGTCACACCTGAAGATGTTCTTCAAAGGTGA
- the LOC103851898 gene encoding putative F-box protein At5g55150 isoform X2, producing the protein MMIRDGFVEAQEDVQRLIQFQAVSQHSGALILIKEFVKKVASSKSLLDSDCVVLIIYNTDGGKLAFCRRGDKQWTELESDHIDDIVFCNGVFLAMDRTGDIYQCELDPNNPKAVPLCTASPFRYDPCKKCFAESDHGKLWVVLQKLDVSDEFDFTTYFEIYEFSSEMKEWTVVRSLRGKALFLSPQGRCVSVLAGETGTGGFIKDNSIYFIDGSLTVFEWESKQSKKQSGFCNLMFWVTPEDVLQR; encoded by the exons ATGATGATCAGAGATGGATTTGTGGAAGCACAAGAGG ATGTTCAGCGGTTGATTCAGTTCCAAGCTGTCTCTCAGCACTCTGGAGCTCTAATCCTAATTAAAGAGTTTGTAAAGAAAGTTGCATCTTCTAAAAGTTTATTAGACTCTGACTGCGTTGTGCTCATAATATACAACACCGATGGAGGAAAGCTAGCTTTCTGCAGACGGGGAGATAAACAATGGACGGAGTTAGAGTCTGATCATATCGATGACATTGTGTTCTGTAATGGTGTCTTCTTGGCCATGGATAGAACTGGAGATATATATCAGTGTGAGCTTGACCCTAACAATCCAAAGGCTGTTCCTTTATGCACGGCCTCTCCGTTTCGGTACGACCCTTGCAAGAAGTGTTTTGCTGAGTCGGATCACGGCAAGCTGTGGGTGGTTCTACAGAAGCTAGACGTTAGCGACGAATTTGATTTCACAACGTATTTCGAGATTTACGAGTTCAGTTCAGAGATGAAAGAGTGGACTGTGGTGAGAAGCTTGAGAGGTAAAGCTTTGTTCTTGAGCCCTCAAGGTAGATGTGTATCGGTTTTAGCCGGTGAAACTGGAACTGGAGGGTTTATCAAAGACAATTCCATTTACTTCATCGATGGGAGTCTGACCGTTTTTGAATGGGAGAGCAAGCAAAGCAAGAAGCAGTCAGGCTTTTGTAATCTTATGTTTTGGGTCACACCTGAAGATGTTCTTCAAAGGTGA
- the LOC103851899 gene encoding 50S ribosomal protein L30: MSGFRAFKAKVPIEWSQSLYITLVRGLPGTRKLHRRTLEAMGLRRCHRTVLHSNTSSIRGMIQQVKRMVVVETEEMYKARKEAEANHKALRPPLVVSHSIPATGSSSMS; the protein is encoded by the exons ATGAGTGGTTTTAGAGCATTCAAAGCTAAAGTGCCCATTGAATGGAGCCAGAGCTTGTACATAACCTTAGTGAGAGGTCTCCCTGGAACCAGGAAGCTTCACAGGCGTACACTCGAGGCTATGGGACTCCGGAGATGCCACCGCACTGTTTTGCACTCCAACACTTCTTCCATTAGAGGAATGATTCAACAG GTTAAAAGGATGGTTGTTGTTGAAACAGAGGAGATGTACAAAGCTCGCAAAGAAGCTGAAGCTAACCACAAAGCTCTCCGTCCGCCGCTTGTTGTCAGTCATTCGATCCCTGCAACAGGCTCATCCAGCATGTCTTGA
- the LOC103851900 gene encoding uncharacterized protein LOC103851900: MLRNYVNRRLIAKPNIRSSCLYSLYLKRGSASGSGREEGRDPLSMVEEIERQGIASQTSEKAYDGAAEAVNVSSDSGADKEKVKKEFEKREEGRDYRKRCDDDGLPINTAKGV; this comes from the exons atgttgagaAATTATGTGAACCGAAGATTAATCGCCAAGCCTAATATAAGATCATCATGTCTTTACTCTCTTTACCTTAAG AGAGGAAGTGCAAGTGGATCAGGAAGGGAAGAAGGAAGAGATCCTCTTTCCATGGTGGAGGAGATCGAGAGACAAGGTATTGCTAGCCAGACGTCGGAGAAGGCTTATGACGGAGCAGCGGAGGCGGTCAACGTGTCTAGTGATTCTGGGGCGGATAAGGAGAAAGTGAAAAAGGAGTTTGAAAAGAGGGAAGAGGGTAGAGACTATCGCAAGAGGTGTGATGATGATGGTTTGCCTATCAACACGGCTAAAGGAGTATGA